A window of the Janthinobacterium agaricidamnosum NBRC 102515 = DSM 9628 genome harbors these coding sequences:
- a CDS encoding tetratricopeptide repeat protein, giving the protein MASTKALAASGFDGRPDPPDSSSSKGISDMKVYRFLPCIASAIIFSSLAGCATTDPGAGKAIQPRLDKVLAQADAASKAGQYEQAQTILKGAGSAFPADKTPWLHLAQMKFDRGNYGDAINHALEVLQRDPDDKVASSIVAVSGLRLSGKALADLSRQNNLNASLRSEVQDLAKLVRSSLGEEAQAPRRVAPARRTPLAGSAAGPAVTNPAAASARPAAPASNDPFSGLK; this is encoded by the coding sequence ATGGCCTCCACCAAAGCGCTGGCCGCAAGCGGTTTTGACGGCCGTCCCGATCCGCCCGATTCGTCTTCCAGCAAAGGGATTTCCGACATGAAGGTTTACCGATTCTTGCCCTGCATCGCCAGCGCCATCATTTTTTCCAGCCTCGCCGGCTGCGCGACAACCGACCCGGGCGCCGGCAAGGCCATCCAGCCTCGCCTCGATAAAGTGCTGGCCCAGGCAGACGCCGCCAGCAAGGCCGGCCAATATGAACAGGCGCAAACCATATTGAAGGGCGCCGGCAGCGCCTTCCCGGCCGACAAGACGCCGTGGCTGCATCTGGCGCAAATGAAATTTGACCGTGGCAACTATGGCGACGCGATCAACCATGCGCTGGAAGTCTTGCAGCGCGACCCGGACGACAAGGTCGCCAGCAGCATCGTCGCCGTCAGCGGCTTGCGCCTGTCGGGCAAGGCGCTGGCCGACTTGTCGCGGCAAAACAATCTAAACGCGTCGTTGCGTTCCGAAGTGCAAGACTTGGCCAAGCTGGTGCGCTCCAGCCTGGGCGAGGAAGCACAGGCGCCAAGACGCGTGGCGCCGGCCAGGCGGACGCCGCTCGCCGGTAGCGCGGCCGGGCCGGCCGTGACGAATCCCGCGGCCGCCAGCGCCAGGCCGGCGGCGCCGGCCAGCAACGATCCCTTCAGCGGCTTGAAATAG
- a CDS encoding tRNA-uridine aminocarboxypropyltransferase, translated as MTSSTPDSSPPINSPQRGRAVCATCLRPLSACICQWIATLPALVEVLILQHSLEVNNAKNSARLLHLSLPGSQLAVGETFAVDQLAMLLSGKNNILLYPDTPGDQSLGMPVPPVLNPAWLHQPAGLRLVVLDATWRKSRKMLYLNPQLQQLPRLPLRDTPRSHYLIRKAHAPHQLSTLEATCYALMQLENDNARFTPLIAAFDGFVAQQLRYIR; from the coding sequence ATGACTTCCAGCACTCCCGATAGTTCGCCTCCAATCAATTCGCCACAGCGCGGGCGCGCCGTGTGCGCCACCTGCCTGCGCCCGCTCTCGGCCTGCATCTGCCAGTGGATCGCCACATTGCCGGCACTGGTGGAAGTGCTGATCCTGCAGCATTCGCTGGAAGTGAACAACGCCAAGAACAGCGCCCGCTTGCTGCACCTGAGCTTGCCGGGTAGCCAGCTGGCCGTTGGCGAAACCTTTGCAGTGGATCAATTGGCAATGTTGTTGTCCGGAAAGAACAATATCTTGCTCTACCCGGACACCCCTGGCGACCAGTCGCTCGGCATGCCGGTTCCGCCCGTATTAAACCCGGCATGGCTGCACCAGCCGGCCGGTTTGCGGCTGGTGGTGCTGGACGCGACGTGGCGCAAAAGCCGCAAAATGCTGTACCTGAATCCGCAACTGCAGCAACTGCCGCGGCTGCCGCTGCGCGATACGCCGCGGTCGCATTACCTGATCCGCAAGGCCCATGCGCCGCATCAATTGTCGACGCTGGAAGCGACCTGCTACGCCTTGATGCAGCTGGAAAACGACAACGCCCGTTTTACGCCGCTGATCGCCGCCTTCGACGGTTTCGTGGCCCAGCAATTGCGCTACATCAGATAG
- the icmH gene encoding type IVB secretion system protein IcmH/DotU, with protein sequence MTQFVERRAAPSLLGARSGASPAGEARHGITLLDLMHEGFYLLFLLKNGSGPAHEETFLERITKFLGSFEHDAKQARADAQDIDAAKYAFCAAVDEIILASPFAVRQQWERRPLQLVLFGDQLAGQHFFDRLEELRAKGAVRLQALQVFHMCLLLGFQGKYAIDGGEKLNYLSARLGDEIAHMKGKSRGFAPRAERPDQIVHKHRSDVPLWVVCSVFGLLGLCTYLGLKTHLTRTTSNTLAAYSDLVKLAPRPAHLTITLP encoded by the coding sequence ATGACCCAATTTGTCGAACGGCGCGCCGCGCCCTCGCTGCTCGGTGCGCGCAGCGGCGCTTCGCCGGCCGGCGAAGCGCGCCACGGCATCACGCTGCTGGATTTGATGCATGAAGGTTTTTACTTGCTGTTCTTGCTGAAAAACGGCAGCGGTCCGGCGCACGAAGAAACATTCTTGGAGCGCATCACCAAGTTCCTCGGCAGTTTCGAGCACGACGCCAAGCAGGCCCGTGCCGATGCGCAAGATATCGACGCCGCGAAATATGCGTTTTGCGCGGCGGTCGATGAAATCATCCTCGCATCGCCGTTCGCGGTGCGCCAGCAATGGGAACGGCGGCCCTTGCAACTGGTGCTGTTCGGCGACCAGTTGGCCGGCCAGCATTTTTTCGACCGGCTGGAGGAATTGCGCGCCAAAGGCGCGGTGCGGCTGCAGGCGCTGCAAGTGTTCCATATGTGTTTGCTGCTCGGTTTCCAGGGTAAATATGCGATCGACGGCGGCGAAAAACTGAACTACCTGAGCGCGCGCCTGGGCGATGAAATCGCCCACATGAAGGGCAAGAGCCGCGGCTTTGCGCCGCGCGCGGAACGGCCCGACCAGATCGTCCACAAGCACCGCAGCGACGTGCCCTTATGGGTGGTGTGCAGCGTGTTCGGCTTGCTGGGCCTGTGCACCTACCTTGGCTTGAAGACACACTTGACGCGCACGACCAGCAACACGCTGGCCGCGTACAGCGACCTGGTCAAGCTGGCGCCGCGGCCGGCGCATTTGACGATCACCTTGCCCTGA
- a CDS encoding tyrosine-type recombinase/integrase, with product MENMFLQAEVGMFINYTSHPNLKLGWPSLFLETERKFELFEEPTRFLTERFVRCGSTPSSHTWQKAAYGLKSWFQFLQAIERDWLDASEQDRIDFRDTYLQSISPKTGRRYGEDGVRSAMVVVRLFYQHCANRGAYYGDIGGSSDVAEYRVPIDRDSFAHTRANAICSVKDRALPKMRPGVKIHPLTVRDLKTLLCYLGPQAAAREGDQRVVRNRLISDLGWAVGLRLSEINSLTTLQFMTLVPDPAAPFVGMALTIERGKGNRARQVMVPSWLVMDIQAYMEGERTTLLRATKTKNRHSTTRLFLGLEHSDSAGEPITNAALQKMFREACLALGLVTVIEKTDPETGMKFTYKTPRHSLHDLRHTYAVLTYHAERANGNAEPWKRIQAQLGHRSLQTTIDTYLSHVQIFTDQPGLLDVRRMLGL from the coding sequence ATGGAGAACATGTTTCTTCAGGCAGAGGTCGGCATGTTCATTAACTACACCAGTCATCCGAATTTGAAATTGGGGTGGCCTTCTCTTTTTTTGGAAACTGAGCGCAAATTTGAATTGTTCGAGGAGCCAACTCGATTCCTTACGGAACGTTTTGTGCGGTGCGGTTCGACACCAAGCTCGCACACTTGGCAGAAGGCTGCCTACGGACTCAAAAGTTGGTTCCAGTTTTTGCAAGCGATTGAGCGTGACTGGCTGGACGCGAGTGAGCAGGACCGTATCGACTTCAGGGATACTTATCTCCAATCGATTAGCCCGAAGACTGGCAGGCGCTATGGTGAAGATGGTGTGAGGAGCGCTATGGTCGTGGTACGTTTGTTCTACCAGCATTGTGCGAATCGCGGCGCTTATTACGGCGACATCGGTGGCAGTTCAGATGTTGCCGAATATAGGGTACCGATAGACCGAGACTCCTTTGCGCATACTCGTGCAAATGCGATTTGCAGCGTGAAGGACCGAGCCCTGCCAAAGATGCGTCCAGGCGTCAAAATTCATCCGCTGACAGTCCGCGATTTGAAAACTCTCCTCTGTTATCTTGGTCCTCAGGCTGCTGCTCGCGAAGGTGACCAGCGCGTGGTGCGCAATCGCCTAATCAGTGATTTAGGATGGGCGGTTGGCCTTCGACTAAGCGAAATCAACAGCCTAACTACGCTGCAATTTATGACGCTAGTCCCTGACCCTGCTGCGCCTTTTGTGGGCATGGCTCTCACCATAGAGCGTGGAAAGGGAAACAGGGCCAGACAGGTAATGGTACCCTCGTGGCTAGTCATGGATATACAGGCGTATATGGAAGGCGAACGGACTACTTTACTGCGGGCGACTAAGACCAAGAATAGACACTCAACAACGCGTCTCTTTCTTGGTCTTGAGCACTCCGACAGTGCTGGTGAGCCAATTACGAACGCAGCATTACAGAAAATGTTTAGGGAGGCCTGCCTGGCTCTCGGATTGGTGACTGTCATCGAGAAGACAGATCCAGAAACCGGGATGAAATTTACGTATAAGACGCCGCGACACTCGTTGCACGATTTGCGTCACACATATGCCGTACTGACCTATCACGCTGAACGCGCTAACGGTAACGCTGAGCCTTGGAAAAGGATACAAGCTCAACTCGGTCACCGAAGTCTCCAAACGACAATCGATACTTACCTGTCGCATGTTCAAATATTCACTGACCAGCCAGGCTTGCTCGACGTAAGAAGAATGCTCGGGTTATGA
- a CDS encoding methyl-accepting chemotaxis protein encodes MKNLKIGVRLGGGFAAVLLLLTTLTAIGIVRMQSASDMTEELVHIKVANERLIAEWAKVIEVNAARTAAAWKVSDPEHQKQFEKEMTASSARATEIQDQIGKSTLNDEERSLFKEVLATRQAYVDVRKAVFKAKAAGDMELGKKLYEGDMAAKRDLYLGALNKLANTEQRLLDVSAAQIKARYESGRLLLLSLGLAAIVLGIACAYWITRSITGPITKAVKVAEAVSAGDLTSDIVVDSRDETGQLMTALKNMNDNLVNIVGQVRTGTESMGTASREIAAGNLDLSSRTEEQASSLEETASSMEELTSTVKLNADHARDANRLAINASEIASRGGAVVSEVVTTMGSINDSSRKIVDIISVIDGIAFQTNILALNAAVEAARAGEQGRGFAVVASEVRSLAQRSAAAAKEIKELIDDSVQKVEAGSTLVDKAGRTMDEIVQSISHVTEIMNQITDASDEQRLGIEQVNQAIGQMDQVTQQNAALVEQAAAAAESMQEQSARLADVVSLFKLDAAVAVASAKVAAPARPQAALVRARTAAAPRKVVAPAKAGTDEWEEF; translated from the coding sequence ATGAAAAACCTCAAGATCGGCGTACGCCTCGGAGGCGGTTTTGCCGCCGTGCTGCTGCTGTTGACGACCCTGACCGCGATCGGCATCGTGCGCATGCAAAGCGCCAGCGACATGACCGAAGAACTGGTCCATATCAAAGTCGCCAATGAACGTTTGATCGCCGAATGGGCCAAGGTCATCGAGGTGAACGCGGCGCGTACCGCGGCGGCGTGGAAAGTCTCCGACCCGGAACATCAAAAACAATTCGAAAAAGAAATGACGGCGTCGTCCGCGCGCGCCACTGAAATCCAGGACCAGATCGGCAAGAGTACCCTCAACGATGAAGAGCGCAGTCTTTTCAAGGAGGTGCTGGCCACCCGCCAGGCCTATGTCGACGTGCGCAAGGCCGTGTTCAAGGCCAAGGCCGCCGGCGACATGGAGCTGGGCAAGAAACTGTATGAAGGCGACATGGCGGCCAAGCGCGATCTGTACCTGGGCGCGCTGAACAAGCTGGCGAACACCGAACAGCGCTTGCTCGATGTATCCGCAGCGCAAATCAAGGCGCGTTATGAAAGCGGCCGGCTGTTGCTGCTGTCGCTAGGCCTGGCGGCGATCGTGCTCGGCATTGCCTGCGCCTACTGGATCACCCGTTCGATCACCGGGCCGATCACCAAGGCGGTGAAAGTGGCCGAAGCCGTCTCGGCAGGCGACTTGACCAGCGACATCGTGGTCGACAGCCGGGATGAAACCGGGCAATTGATGACCGCGCTGAAAAACATGAACGATAACCTGGTCAACATCGTCGGCCAGGTGCGGACCGGCACCGAATCGATGGGCACGGCATCGCGTGAAATTGCCGCCGGTAATCTTGACTTGTCGTCGCGCACCGAAGAGCAAGCCAGTTCGCTGGAAGAAACCGCTTCTTCGATGGAAGAGTTGACGTCCACCGTCAAACTGAACGCCGACCATGCGCGCGATGCCAACCGACTGGCCATCAACGCGTCCGAAATCGCCAGCCGGGGCGGGGCGGTGGTGTCCGAAGTGGTCACGACGATGGGATCGATCAACGACTCGTCGCGCAAGATTGTCGATATCATCAGCGTGATCGACGGCATCGCCTTCCAGACCAATATCCTGGCGCTGAACGCGGCGGTCGAGGCGGCCCGGGCCGGCGAGCAGGGCCGCGGCTTCGCGGTGGTGGCCAGCGAGGTGCGCAGCCTGGCGCAACGCTCGGCGGCGGCGGCCAAGGAAATCAAGGAATTGATCGACGATTCGGTGCAAAAGGTCGAGGCCGGGTCTACGCTGGTCGACAAGGCTGGCCGCACCATGGATGAAATCGTGCAAAGTATTTCCCATGTGACTGAAATCATGAACCAGATCACCGACGCCAGCGATGAGCAGCGGCTCGGCATCGAGCAAGTCAACCAGGCGATCGGCCAGATGGACCAGGTAACCCAGCAAAACGCCGCGCTGGTGGAGCAGGCCGCCGCCGCGGCCGAATCGATGCAGGAACAATCGGCCAGGCTGGCCGACGTGGTCAGCCTGTTCAAGCTGGATGCGGCGGTCGCCGTCGCCTCGGCCAAGGTCGCCGCTCCGGCCCGGCCGCAAGCGGCGCTGGTGCGCGCCAGAACGGCGGCGGCACCGCGCAAGGTCGTGGCGCCGGCCAAGGCGGGAACCGATGAATGGGAAGAGTTTTAA
- the tagF gene encoding type VI secretion system-associated protein TagF, whose amino-acid sequence MMRGPQQVRIGYFGKIPARSDFIKAADNIALVTLLDQWLAEVMNLLTSEPRWKLNYDAMAPLDFAFVGTRSKRSIAGRIVASSDQSQRRFPFMTMSVLEVAEPDGFLPCSPLVLAGLWQRLGRLSSGILAQDDPGPALHALAANVLEIAPGAPVHAAGFAGFLESQTLHGLQTMLASPGFPVTLRQLMLGLGMLLEPVRHSASQRLEKSLVLPLPRAPEARLLAASFWLHLIAPFLRHADFELVLFITDIKDDAVLVIGFCGADPHALQALIDPSAAAERQIVFDRLEWVEHQVAADPALQHLSACLAQDQLSLASAHALFCATFT is encoded by the coding sequence ATGATGCGCGGGCCGCAGCAGGTGCGGATCGGCTATTTCGGCAAAATCCCGGCGCGCAGCGATTTCATCAAGGCGGCCGACAATATCGCGCTGGTCACCTTGCTCGATCAATGGCTGGCCGAAGTGATGAATTTGCTGACCAGCGAACCGCGCTGGAAACTCAATTACGACGCCATGGCGCCGCTCGATTTCGCCTTTGTCGGCACGCGCAGCAAGCGCAGCATCGCCGGACGCATCGTCGCCAGCAGCGACCAGTCGCAGCGCCGCTTTCCCTTCATGACGATGAGCGTGCTGGAAGTGGCCGAACCGGACGGCTTCCTGCCATGCTCCCCGCTGGTGCTGGCTGGCTTGTGGCAGCGCCTGGGGCGGCTGTCGTCCGGTATCCTGGCGCAGGACGATCCGGGGCCGGCCTTGCACGCGCTGGCCGCCAATGTGCTGGAAATCGCGCCGGGCGCGCCGGTTCACGCGGCCGGTTTCGCCGGCTTCCTGGAAAGCCAGACGCTGCATGGCTTGCAGACGATGCTGGCGTCGCCGGGCTTTCCGGTGACGCTGCGCCAATTGATGCTGGGCCTGGGCATGCTGCTGGAACCGGTGCGCCACAGCGCCAGCCAGCGGCTTGAAAAAAGCCTGGTGCTGCCCTTGCCGCGCGCGCCGGAAGCGCGCTTGCTGGCCGCCAGTTTCTGGCTGCACCTGATCGCGCCATTCCTGCGCCACGCCGACTTCGAGCTGGTCCTGTTCATCACCGATATCAAGGACGACGCGGTGCTGGTGATCGGCTTTTGCGGCGCCGATCCGCACGCGCTGCAAGCGCTGATCGATCCATCCGCCGCCGCCGAACGGCAAATCGTGTTCGACCGGCTGGAGTGGGTCGAACACCAGGTCGCCGCCGATCCGGCGCTGCAGCATCTGTCGGCCTGCCTGGCGCAAGACCAGCTGTCGCTGGCGTCGGCCCATGCGCTGTTTTGCGCCACTTTTACCTGA
- a CDS encoding Hcp family type VI secretion system effector — protein sequence MAIDVYLQIDGIKGESTDDKHKDWIECKSVSWSVEQPKSATASTGGGHTAERCEHKDIVISKLADLASPILLQTCSAGKTIPKAHFEFMRADGQGERIKYFEIEIENVLIGAVTPNVHEGDILTEQVGFKFSKVKWKYTQQKVTGGAGGNTSGGWDLAANKVV from the coding sequence ATGGCAATCGACGTGTATCTGCAAATTGACGGCATCAAGGGCGAGTCGACCGACGACAAGCACAAGGACTGGATCGAGTGCAAATCGGTCAGCTGGAGCGTGGAGCAGCCGAAATCGGCCACCGCCTCGACCGGCGGCGGCCACACCGCCGAACGTTGCGAACACAAGGATATCGTGATTTCGAAACTGGCCGACCTGGCCTCGCCGATCTTGCTGCAAACCTGTTCCGCGGGCAAAACCATACCCAAGGCGCATTTTGAATTCATGCGCGCCGATGGACAAGGCGAGCGCATCAAGTATTTTGAAATCGAAATCGAGAACGTGCTGATCGGCGCGGTCACGCCGAATGTGCACGAAGGCGACATCCTGACCGAACAGGTCGGCTTCAAATTTTCCAAGGTTAAATGGAAGTACACCCAGCAAAAAGTGACCGGCGGCGCCGGCGGCAATACCTCGGGCGGCTGGGACCTGGCGGCCAACAAGGTGGTCTGA
- a CDS encoding OmpA family protein, producing MKQLTMAAVASLFCALGHAQAPVIVPVLTTPKPGQILVSGMVPDEAAKAAVLARLRELYGSEQVVDQIGIGAVALPPNWNGHVQKLIGPNLKLISRGQLKIDGNNVSVRGEVANEAQRQQIASDIATSLNPTYIVSNGLRVSASEQNLLDAALDQRIIEFDIGKTSITPAGLAILDDMALVLLKLKDKKVEVIGHTDNSGLRDSNLALSQARAEAVRTYLASKGIAADHVLVSGQGPDRPVADNGSADGRARNRRIEFRVAQ from the coding sequence ATGAAACAGCTGACGATGGCCGCCGTGGCCAGTCTATTTTGCGCGCTGGGCCATGCCCAGGCGCCGGTGATAGTTCCGGTATTGACCACGCCGAAACCGGGCCAGATCCTGGTCAGCGGCATGGTGCCGGACGAAGCGGCCAAGGCCGCCGTACTGGCCCGCTTGCGCGAACTGTATGGCAGCGAGCAAGTGGTCGACCAGATCGGCATCGGCGCGGTGGCCCTGCCGCCGAACTGGAATGGCCATGTGCAAAAGCTGATCGGCCCGAACCTGAAACTGATTTCACGCGGCCAGCTGAAAATCGACGGTAATAACGTCAGCGTGCGCGGCGAGGTCGCCAACGAGGCGCAGCGCCAGCAAATCGCCAGCGATATCGCCACCAGCCTGAACCCGACCTATATCGTCAGCAATGGCTTGCGGGTCAGCGCGTCGGAGCAAAACCTGCTCGATGCGGCGCTGGACCAGCGCATCATCGAATTCGACATCGGCAAGACCAGCATCACGCCGGCCGGGCTGGCCATCCTCGACGACATGGCGCTGGTCCTGCTGAAGCTGAAGGATAAAAAGGTGGAAGTGATCGGCCATACCGACAATAGCGGCCTGCGCGACAGCAACCTGGCGCTGAGCCAGGCCAGGGCCGAAGCGGTGCGCACTTACCTGGCTTCGAAAGGCATCGCCGCCGACCATGTGCTGGTCTCGGGGCAGGGACCGGACCGGCCGGTGGCCGACAATGGCAGCGCCGATGGCCGGGCGCGCAACCGGCGCATCGAATTCCGCGTGGCGCAGTAG
- a CDS encoding lipocalin family protein, translating into MKKILCLMALLLCGCVGRPDNIYPVGQFDTSRYLGKWYEIARLDHSFEKGLSKVTAEYSLRSDGGLKVVNRGYQAADSVWKESIGKAYFVDKLDEGYLKVSFFGPFYGSYIVFDLEPHDYRYSMVSGPDKSYFWLLSRTPTMDPATQKRLLDKARALGFDTAKLIYPQHD; encoded by the coding sequence ATGAAGAAGATACTGTGCCTGATGGCGCTGTTGCTATGTGGCTGCGTTGGCCGGCCCGACAATATTTATCCGGTCGGGCAATTCGATACCTCCAGATATCTCGGCAAATGGTATGAAATCGCGCGGCTCGACCATTCCTTTGAAAAAGGTTTAAGCAAGGTCACCGCGGAATACAGTCTGCGCAGCGATGGCGGCTTGAAAGTCGTCAACCGGGGTTACCAGGCTGCCGATTCGGTCTGGAAAGAATCCATCGGTAAAGCTTATTTTGTCGACAAGCTTGACGAAGGCTACCTGAAAGTATCGTTTTTCGGCCCCTTTTATGGCTCCTACATCGTGTTCGACCTGGAACCGCACGATTACCGCTACTCGATGGTCAGCGGGCCGGACAAATCCTATTTCTGGCTGCTGTCGCGCACGCCGACGATGGATCCCGCCACCCAGAAACGCTTGCTCGACAAAGCCCGGGCGCTGGGTTTCGATACCGCCAAGCTGATTTATCCTCAGCACGACTGA